The sequence GTTATTACAATCCATTACCTGGTATGTATACATTTTCATCAATTTTTATCACTTCCAatgtttcaaattttcattttggttataccctttgctTGAGTTGTGTTGTTCACTGTGAAAAATTCTCAATTTCAATGAGTTTCTtggttttgtggtgttggttttttCTAGGGCAGGATGGTGGTAAGAGAATGGGACTCAATTTTGATAGAGTCAAGTAAGTACTAATTTTGTGTTAACTGGTCCATTACTGTACCATTGATTGTCTCCTTTTTTCTGTATGATTTGTCCATATAAACGAAACAGGGTTGGCATTTCTTTTAGGTAAACTTTGTGTTCTCGGTATTCTAATGTCATCTGGGATCATGTTCTTCACTTTTGTTAGTATGGCCTTCTCACAATGCAAGGGAAGAAGACAGAAGATGAGAAATGAAAATGTTATGTGCCTTGTTTgcagttttgatttttgattgtttAGATGGTATGACTTTGCGTGGCTTTCAGCTGGTTTAGGGTAATGTATATGAGCATGTAGTTGATTCGGCTTCTTTTGCCTTAACACACCAGTAGTTTTCAATCATCTCAACTAGAGCGAACATATCTCAGGAATCCTGAAAGAATCAATAGATCAAATTGTTTACAGATGCAGTTAGCTTATTTAGGTAGTGGAAGTATTTGCAGTTAGGTTATTTTCTAGTAATGTGAAAAAATCAATCTGAAGGGGCATCAAAAGCTGTTATTTCTTTTTTACATGGGTCCAGAGTAGATTCATTTTGATAGTATATgttgattcagttaatgaattgtCTGTTTGTGCGAGGAGACTTGTTTGCATGAGAAGGACACATTAAGAGGATGAACTATGTAACTGTAGGAGATGATTTTGAGAAATGTTCTTTGCTCTCTTCGTTGTGCTGTCTATTTGGAACATGTAATTGTTTTCTCATGtggttttttttttcgttttgatTCTTAATATCATTGAAAATATCATGTTTTTCTGTATTCACTAGCTCTTTCCATCCGCAGTCACTATCATACTTTAATAAGCTATAAACTTGTTTGTCGTTCTATCTTGAGATGAACTGTACTGATCAATCTATGATCATCTCTCATTTGCATTTTGCAGATACTGGTTATCAGTTGGTGCCCAACCATCAGATCCTGTTCAACGTATTCTCTTCAGAGCTGGAGTATTACCTCCACCGCCAATGCTTGCCATGGCACATAAAGGAGGACCCCGTGAAACTCGCCTTGTTGATCCTTTGACTGGTCGTTTTGTAACTCCAAAAGAACTTAACAACAGTGATCAATCTACAAGCCCTGAAAGTGCTGAGAACAAGTCAGAGATTTAAAAGTCGAATACCGCAAGAAAATTACGTCTTTGTGTCCTATTTTGGGCGTTCAAACCAAATTATTCCTGCTCGTGCTACAACAAAGCGAAGCTGCTATTGACTCATTTAGTTTCACTTTTGTCAGGGTGGAGAAAAAATGTAATCTAGTTTTTAAAAAAGCGAATCTAGCACACATGACCTTTTTTGCAGAGGAGTTTAGCAAGAATTTGATACCTTCCTCCATATATAAGGTCTAACCTTTCCGACTTTTGAACTGTCATGTTGATTCATAACAGGATATGGCCATGTGTGAGGAATAACTGTATCTTCCTTTTCTGGTTTTTCTTATTTGCAGAAAAGATTGCTCTGGTTTCTTCTTATAAATTTTTGTAGCTTTACTGGCAATTCTGTTGACCATATATTTAATGGATTTTGATTCAATCATATGTTGGTAGTTTTGTGAAAACCCTACCGGTATCTATGTGACATAGCAAAGAAAGGGATTACTTCTTGTTGAGGCCATCAAAATGTGATAAATCACAAAATGCTAAACCCAAGTATGTCAATATACAGCAGAGAAGGTAAGTTCTTCTCTCTTCATTTTGAAAACCTTCAAATACTCAAACTCTGGGTAACCTGAAAATCATTGAAACCGAAACCTGCCAATATTCTAAAAATGAAAACCGTTGTACCCTTTCGATTCTTTCTCTCCATTCTTGTTGTTCTCCTCCTTCCTCACTCGTATTCTTGTACATTCACCATAACAAACAACTGTCCTTATACAATTTGGCCTGGTACACTGGCTGGTGCAGGAACACCACAACTGCCGACTACCGGATTTGAACTAGGTTCCGGCGTAAGTGTCAGGATCCCCTCAACTCCAGGATGGTCAGGTAGGATTTGGGCAAGAACAGGTTGTACATTTGATCAGACAGGACTTGGTGTCTGTCAGACGGGAGATTGCGGTGGAAGGCTAGAGTGCAGCGGAGCTGGTGCAACACCTCCTGCATCCCTTTTTGAGATAACTATGGGAAAGGGAGACGACAAAGATTTCTATGATGTTAGCATTGTAGATGGATATAATCTGCCTCTCATTGCAACACCTCAGACAGACATAGGTGGATGCAATGCAACTGGTTGTGTTTATGATCTGAATCTAGGTAAATTTCGGATATCTAAAATCCATTAAATATACTGAAGCAGAAAACTGAAACTCAATTGCACCTAGGGCTATTTGAAAACTTCTTACTTTTTTAATTTAAAGGTCAGTAACTGATAGCTTATCAAAATCTTCATTACTTTCAGGTTGCCCGAAAGAGCTGCAGGTAGTGCAGCGTCTGAATGAGGCTGGTGTTATTGGTTGTAAGAGTGCATGTGAGGCATTTGGATTAGATCAGTACTGCTGTGCGGGCGAGTTTGCAAACCCAAACACTTGCAGACCCTCTGTATACTCCACAATCTTCAAAAGGGCTTGTCCCAGGGCATACAGCTATGCTTTTGATGACGGCACCAGTACTTTCACTTGCAAAGCAATCGAATATAACATCACTTTCTGCCCTACACAAATCGGGTAAGGTTCAATCTTGATCAATAGGGATTGCTCAGGAGAAAAATTGAAACATAATTATCTTCATTAGAATAGAATACAGTAtcacttttcttcttctcattatCCGTGAAACAGAACCCCAACATGGAAAAGGGTTTTGCCCAACTGTAATTTATAattttctatatctttttctgtTCCCATGCAGAGTGGGGAGGCAAGATGATGGAGTCAATTCTGAGCCAATACGTGACAACAGTTACGGAGAGGTTGTGGCAGTGGTTCCATCCTCTTCGAACAATCTAGCATTCCCGAAGTCGGTTATTCTTCTACTCATCCTTACATTTTTCTAGACCGTTTGAGCTCTGGCATCTGCGATGCAGTTATAGGAACTGCATTTTATAAAGAATCTTATTAGCAAATAGCTCAAATTAGCTAACATAGCGGAAAAAGAATGGATTGCTTACCCTTCTTGTAAATTTGTGGAGAATGTAAGAAACCGATATAGTGTATAGAAAATGATACAAGTAAATATCTTGGTTTCTTTGTAAAGTATTTATTTACTGTTCTAAAGTTGTGcttaattttaaaaatattgaccaaaagTGTATATGTAAGGACTTAGGAGATCAAAGATGCCAAAGATCATATGAGAACCTTTTGCCCCACAACAGTGTAACTGAATGATTGACAAATGTGAAATGGGTCTTGATTATTGATCATATAAAGTTCTTACAAATAACTCTAATATTTGGAGTTATTGACCAAATACCAGAATGGATAAACAACCAAAACTCATAGTTAATGGCTCGCACACGAGTGTAGAAGGTATCGGACCTTGTATGAGGGGTGTCTGATGCGGCGACCTATGTAATACGAACCAGTAGAGTTGGCCAAGGCCTGAAAACGATATAGGTGGACTACAGAGAAGAAAATACGAATATGCTGACTCCCAACTATGTCCCGTTCAAtctgctttattttctttagcttCTGTGAAATCCTAGAGGATAAGGAGATTGCAGTACCACTGCCATGTGTCAGACATGGGTATCAATGTCGATATCGAATTTCCCTTCCCCCACCTACCAAATgcagtacctttggtgggaaggGAAATACTACTACAAATAAAAGAACCAAATTTCAAGTTGTGGAGTTTCAAAAATCAAGTTAATATTGGATGAACAAAATAAAACTCCTTTGACTTTAGCACTAAGGCGATACCCATCAaattatgggtccgtttcctacaTGTAACCATAGTTCAACGTTATCAAATAGCTGTATCAACTAGTAGGCCTAAACTCAACCTAAAGCTGGTGGAGTGTTTCTGGCTTGCTTCAATCAATTTATGACGGGTGACATTTTTCTTAAATCTGTTCATAATTTGGAGTTCAGAAATATAGTTTGCAATCAAAAGTTAGATCAGATGGAATCGAAGACATACATATTTGACTTCTCATTTCTTGGAGCCCTTGCCTTTCTTAGAAACTGGGGCTTTCTTTTTTACCCTCTTAGGTGGTGGCTTAGCTGCTGTTTTGCCCTTCTTTTTGACGCCCTGCACAAAGACATACATAATAGCAATTTAGCATACTGCCCTGTAACATCATAAATTAGTTTTAGTTTGAATGGGGGAGATTGATTTTTTTCAAACAGGTTTCATGAACTTACCAATGCTTTATCAGCTTTTCCCTTGATCTTTCCGTTGGCCTGTTCCTCACCTTCTTCTCCTTGAATTTTAGCCTTTGGAATTTTATCTGCCTCTTCATCAGAATCAAATGAGTGTCCCTCAAGTGTCCCTGCTCGTTGTAGATGAAATTAAAATATGTTAGAAGCACAATACTGGTATTTGGTAGAAGCTCT comes from Papaver somniferum cultivar HN1 chromosome 7, ASM357369v1, whole genome shotgun sequence and encodes:
- the LOC113298932 gene encoding 30S ribosomal protein S16-2, chloroplastic/mitochondrial-like, with the translated sequence MVVCIRLARFGCKNRPFYRVLAADSRSPRDGKHLEVLGYYNPLPGQDGGKRMGLNFDRVKYWLSVGAQPSDPVQRILFRAGVLPPPPMLAMAHKGGPRETRLVDPLTGRFVTPKELNNSDQSTSPESAENKSEI
- the LOC113298931 gene encoding thaumatin-like protein 1b isoform X2; this encodes MLNPSMSIYSREGTPQLPTTGFELGSGVSVRIPSTPGWSGRIWARTGCTFDQTGLGVCQTGDCGGRLECSGAGATPPASLFEITMGKGDDKDFYDVSIVDGYNLPLIATPQTDIGGCNATGCVYDLNLGCPKELQVVQRLNEAGVIGCKSACEAFGLDQYCCAGEFANPNTCRPSVYSTIFKRACPRAYSYAFDDGTSTFTCKAIEYNITFCPTQIGVGRQDDGVNSEPIRDNSYGEVVAVVPSSSNNLAFPKSVILLLILTFF
- the LOC113298931 gene encoding thaumatin-like protein 1 isoform X1 codes for the protein MKTVVPFRFFLSILVVLLLPHSYSCTFTITNNCPYTIWPGTLAGAGTPQLPTTGFELGSGVSVRIPSTPGWSGRIWARTGCTFDQTGLGVCQTGDCGGRLECSGAGATPPASLFEITMGKGDDKDFYDVSIVDGYNLPLIATPQTDIGGCNATGCVYDLNLGCPKELQVVQRLNEAGVIGCKSACEAFGLDQYCCAGEFANPNTCRPSVYSTIFKRACPRAYSYAFDDGTSTFTCKAIEYNITFCPTQIGVGRQDDGVNSEPIRDNSYGEVVAVVPSSSNNLAFPKSVILLLILTFF